ACGTCGATCTTCCTTGACGATTTGCAGGCCTGAGCCACCATTTGCTCGATACAGGGCATCAAGAGCGACATACAATTCTGTGATCAACTCAGGAGAAGATGTCCCAGGATCGATATAAACAGAAAGAATACGTTCTTCATTGTTGATAGAGTCACTTTCAGCTATCTCACGTTTCCATTCCGTAATGGTTTTATCGTATTTTGTTTTCGCTTCGATGTACCAATCAGGTGGTGAACCATGCCAGAGGTCACCCAGTGGGCCGGTTTCTGAAGCATCCGTGACTTTTATTTTACTGGCTTTGAGTTTTTCGTAGTCCGATTTTGTAGCACGCACTAAGTTGACCGCCGTATTTATACCAGTTGTTATAGTTGCAGACTTGGCAGCGTATATTGCAGCATCAAGAGTAAGGTCAACTGAATTTTTGAAAGCGATATTTGATTGAGAATGAGCGGCAGCTTTACAGGCATTGGCAGCATTCGCTGAGGCACTAGCAGCATTCACAGAGGCAGAAACTATCCGATTTATAGCATTGTCAATGACCCTCAAATCAACTTTATCACTGTTAACCAATGATTCAAGCTGAGAGTCGAGTTGTAATACTGCCCTTTTCAACTCCGCTGTATTATATTCTTCACTTTCTGGAAAAATAATGAGAGGTTGTACCCTCAAAGCACAACGAATTGCATACACATTTCTGTTCGACTTTTGTAGTTTTTTTACCTTTTCCTTACTAGGAAGTCTATCAACTTCATTCATCACAATTACCTGTCCAAGTAGAAATGCCAATGTACGTTTTTGCAGTTCATGTTACCATGCCTACACAGATAATCAATAAAATTTCTAGAATCGTCGGCTCTGGGAGAACAATGGAAACTCTCCATATGACAGGTAACCCCACCCCATTAATGTAACGCTTGGGGCAGTGTGTGCCTGCTGGCGGTCTGGCATTCAATCCGTCTTGGGGATTAGTAATCTAGCGATTGTTTTTGTGGTGGTAGGCTGGATGGTTGTCGAGGTTAATAGTCGCAGAGAGATTAACGTCTGCAAAATCGAGACAAATTATCTGAGGGCAATTAATCTTCATAGAATTAAGGATTGGCTTCTGCGTGTTCTTTTACACCATTGAAAAGAGTTCTCATATCTTGCAGAAGTTTGTCAGGTAGCATGTGGAAAGTTTTGTTATTGGAATATATTGGGATCAGATTTTTTAATTTCTCCAAAATTGAATTTCTTAACTTGTCCAGATGAGTGTCGTCTTGAAGGTTCATGTTTTGGTAGAAAGATATTGCTTTATGCTTGTCTATTACCACACGATCAGTACCCGGAAGAATATGAACATTTCCAGGCAAATAATTTCCATAAGATTGTAATTGTTTACTCCACTCGCTTGGTGGTTTGTTTTCTTCCAAGTCGTCAAAGAATGTTTGTACTTCTACACAAAAGGACTTTATGTCCAATACTGATTTTGACACTTGTCCAAATAAGATTACTAATAAGCCTACAAAAATGATGATGCAAAACAAGCGATGATTCTTGAACCAATTTACCGTCTCGTCATACTTGGTTGTTTTGCTTTCATTCATTGTGATTGCTAATCAAAATATCAATTCTATGAGTCGGTACCTGCTTATTGTAATCACAGCATTCCCTTTTCTCTTAACCACTCTTGTTTTTGTTTTCAAACCGATTTCAAGTAATAGGTGGCTCTCAAAGAGAAGAGCAATTATTCGATGATTTAACGGCGGAGCTGAAATTCCAATGTATTTATTGTTAAGAGGGCTACCGCTTAAACTTTTTGGCTTGTCCAATTAGAGTCTCTAGGATATTTCGTGTAGTATTGGCCCCTAAGATTCTCCCAAGACATTCCAGGAGTTGATCAGCGTCATCTGCTCTCAGTGCGTGTCTAAAATCATTTAGAGTGTGGATCCTACGTAATTCAAGCTCGTTTGTTATCTTCGAATAGGGAACAAAAAAAACTGGATAGCCTTCTACGCTGTAAAAAAATTCGAAAAGCGTAAACCTATAATCCAGTCTTCTCACGACGAGATCAAAGTCAAATCGGAAAAGATCATCGTTCGCGTCGACTCTTACCACTTCAGCTTTGACCATGTTGTTAGTGTGCTGAGCTAGTAGTTCGGCTTGTTCCATGATAGGGGTGACAGGTAGGGAATTACTTATGTCGTTTAAGTCATTTGGCCATAGATCAGACATTTTACACCATTAATTCAAAGTAAAGAGGTAGATGATCGGAGAACTTTGCTGAGCGAGGTCTTCCCTCTGCAGTGAGGAGATTATAGTCACCAATCTCTTCAAGTATTCGCAATGACTTGACGTCGAAATGATCGATCATTGCAGGACTGATAATAACTTGATCGAGCATGTGCCAATGCTGTTCATTTTGTGTGTGAGCATCGTAATACAAAGTAGCGGGAGGACCGGGTGAGTGGTCACCCAGAAGGTTCCACATCGGATTGTAGAAATATTCATACCTTTGATTTTGCACAACACGCGAGCCTTTTTTTGCTTGCCGGGCATCCATAACTGCGTTGAATGCATTGGCACCAACCATGCCGGGCTCGAATGGATTCATGTTGAAGTCACCAACAACTACGCAGCGAGGTAGATCATATTTATCTTGTGCTTTACGTAATGCTGCAACGTATTGGGTTATCTCAAGCGCAAGAGAAGTTGTGTCCCAACCAACTATTTTAGATGGCGCGTGAAGTACCATGAGTAAGAATCGGTCACGAGCCGGAAGATTGATGTCGAGGATCAAATATCGGTCAGCCTCGCTTCGGATTCCGATAAAGTGCTTATTAAACCGTGTAAAGATATGAAATCGGTTCCCAACTCTTCCCGTTGTAAAGTGGTAAGCATCAGTACCACTCAACGCATTAATTGTACGGTGAGATGGAGCACCGGTCTCACAAAAAACCAAAATATCTGGACGCAACGTAGCTGCGGCTGCACCAACGACATCGGACAAGTCTTTGCGGTGTTGGTTCCAGAATAGACAACGTAGCATTCAGAAATGCCTTTCTTACTATCCAATGTGTTTTTCATCTGTATGGTATTTATTCGTATTTTAAGTTGAAAACGAACAAAACCATGTGAGACGATCTGTTGTTACTCAGGATTATTCCCTGTGGTTGCATGCCGCGTACCGCCTGTGGACATAAAGACAGTGGCCTGTGTATGATACTTTTCTTGTATGGTATTTCAAGGTGCTAGCCTCATTAAACTAAGCGTTTCCAGAAAGTTAACAATAATTATAAGATCACTGATAACTCAACAAGTTCTGTAATTTTCATATGACTTATGTTGCTTGGAACTCTAATTATCAGCATTTTAAACCTCTGTTTTGAACTTCGTCACAATGAACAATGGGCACGATCTAGCTTGCTTAGGCACAGTTCCATTCTGTAGTCGAAGTAAGTCAATGCCGATGCCCTCTTACATCGTGTTTGATTGATGTTTACAAAGATTGAGGCCTTGAATAAAAATCGACTGAGGAATGAGAGACAACTATATGAACCAGTAACGTGGAATGAAGAACCGCAGATGCAAACCAGGCAATCCAGTGTCACCGAAAAAGTCACCAACTTTCGCATCCGCATGCCGATCAAATGGCGTTCACATGGTCTTCAAAAATCGTGAAAATAGCCTCAGACACTGTATTGGTAGCGTCTGAGGCTATAATAGTAGACTATTATAACGCGTCTCGTTCACTTCTAATCCGTAGGTCGGTGGTTCGAATCCACCCGGGCGTGCTTTTTGATGGCGATTCACTGTAAAGGTGAATCGCTTTTTTTATTGGCTGTTGCTTCCGAGCCGGTTTTCAATAGAGTGAATATCAAGTGGCTACCAGAACCCAATTACAGAGAGCTGTTAAGACATGATTCATTTCGTGAGCTGTGAAGTTCTAAGCATTGATGGTGATGATGCTTTGCTCGAAATTAAATACCGTGTTGATGCCGGGCAGGAAATCCATTCATATCAGGTAAAGCAGGATTTTTCCGTCGAAGATGGTTTTGTTTACATTGGGACGACTGAAGTTATCCAAGGTCAACGTCCAGGATGGGCGGAATATGCATCAGATCACGATCTGATACACGATACCCTGCAAGATGACTATGATGAAAGAAGCGGACTGTATTCGTAACCGAAACAAATGAGACATGTGCCTTTGGAGGGGCGTACTGCTGGCATAAAAAGGATGGAAAGAGAACAGGTGCTTCTCCGCCTCCTTTTCCAGCAGCTGGTGTCTGGTGAGAATCCAGCGAAGTTCTGCATATTCACTTCCTGCTCCCCGTTCGAAAGTTCACGTCTTTTCCGGGCCCGTTTCTTACCATGAAAAGCCACCAAAGGCTGGCGTCTGCCTTGGGTTACCACTACACTGGTGGTACTACCAAATTTTCACACCCCCCTCTTCTGACGCTCTTTTAATACGGATGATGCTAGAACCATGAAACGATTCTCCCACCGCTGTGCCGTATCTTCTTTGAAATCTGCAGGCTGGGCTGTTGCCCTGTGTCTGTCGCTGTTTGTGACCAGCTTTGCCAGTGCGGGGCCGCTGGTTTATGAAGGGACCGAGGGGCCTGGTAAAGGGAAGCATATTGTATTCCTGGCCGGCGATCATGAGTATCGCTCAGAAGAATCGCTGCCCGAACTGGCACGGATCCTGGCGAAGCGGCATGGGTTCAAGTGCACGGTGCTGTTTAACATCGATCCCGAGACCGGCGAGATTGTCGCCGGCAATTCGAATATTCCCGGAATGGAAGCCCTCAAGACGGCAGATCTGGCAGTCGTGTTTCTGCGGTTTCAGAATCTGCCCAAGGAACAGATGCAGCATCTCGATGACTATCTGAAACGGGGGGGCCCTGTGGTTGGGATGCGGACCGCCACGCATGCCTTCAACATGCCTGAGTCGGCACCGTTCTCGAAATATTCCTACCAGAGCAAAGACAAAGACTACGAAAAAGGGTTTGGTCATCAGGTGTTGGGACAGACCTGGGTCGGTCATTATGGAACCAATCACAAGCAGAGCACACGTATCAGCATCATCGACGATAAGAAACAGCATCCGATTCTGCGGGGCGTGAAAGATATCTGGGTGCAGGCCGGCGGTTATGTCGGTAAGCCGATCGATGGTGAAGTGCTGACGATGGCGCAGCCGCTGAACGGGATGCAGCCCGACTCCCCTGCCGACGAAACCAAACCCCCGATGCCTTCCGAATGGACGCGTACCTACACTTCGGCTTCCGGTAAAAAAGGACGCGTCTTTACGACCCTGTATGGAACGCCTGAGGATCTGCTGAACGACGGCTATCGTCGGATGCTGGTGAATGCCTGCTACTGGGCACTGGGGATGGAAGACGCGATCAAGGCTGATGCGAATGTGGATTTCGTCGGTCCGTTCAAACCGAACACCTTCGGTTTCGGGACCTACGCACACGGGATCAAGCCGGAAGCCTATGCCGGGTTCAAGAGCCCCATTCCCGCAAACCATAACACCAAGCGGACAGACACTCCCCAAAAGGGAGGGAAAAAAGCAACGCCGAAAAAAAAGGACAACAAACCGGCCAGTAAGTCGAAAGAGCCGACTGCGTCCCTGACGACTGGTAAGCCAGCCCGTTTTGTGCGAATTGAACTTCCCGGTGACAAACGGATTCTGACCCTGGCGGAAGTGGAAGTCATCAGTGGCGGTAAAAATGTTGCTAAGGGAGCGAAAGCCACTCAGTCGAGCACGATGGGATCAGCGGTCGCCGCCAAGGCTTTGGACGGGAACAAGAGCGCGGACTGGGGTAAAGGCGGACAGACACATACTTCCAACTCGGGTTCGAAAAATCCCTGGTGGGAAGTCGACCTGGGCCGTGCGGTTGATGTGGAGAAGGTGGCGATCTGGAACCGGGAAGGTTTCGAAGGACGCCTGGAAGACTTCACCCTGACGCTGCTGGATGCGAATCGGAAAGAAGTGTTTCGGCTGACGAAGATCCCTGCCCCGTTCTCCATGGAAATTGACGTCAAGAACAAGGGCAAGCTGGAATACCTGACCCACAGTGGAAAAGCGGGTGTGCCTTACAAGTCGACTTCGAAGTCGGTCGGTGCGGAATCGGGGAGTCAGGTTGAAGATCCGACGCTGGTGGCAGTGCCGGCCGATTATCGTGATCCGATTCCCTTTGCGTTTAAAAATGGCGATGTCGTCGCGATCCTCGGAAACGGCCTGCCCGATCGGATGCAGCATGATGGGTGGCTGGAAACCCTGCTGCAGAGTGAACTGCAGGGAAAGAAAGTCCGTTTTCGCAACATGAGCGTGAGTGGCGACCAGGTGGATTCGTTTCCGCGGAGTAAAGGTGCAGCGACGACCACCGAGATGTTACGGCACGTGAAAGCCGACGTCGTGCTGGCGTTCTTTGGTTATAACGAATCTTTTCAGGGGGTGAAGAAAGCGGGCGACTATCAGAAACGACTGGTCGATTTCGTCAGAAAGACACGCGGTTCCAAGGCGAATGGCAAATCATTCCCACGGATCGTACTGTTCAGCCCCATCGCCCATGAAGATACCGGCAACAAAAACGTGCCGGATGGAAAAGCACACAACGTTCAGCTGGAAGCTTACACGCGGGCCACGGAAGCAGCGGCCCGGGAAGCAGGAGTCGCGTATGTCGATCTGTTTCACCCTTCCCAGCAGATGTTCCAGGAGTCGAGCGAACCTCTGACGATTAACGGAATCCATCTGACCGAGGAAGGCAACAAGCGGCTGGCGGAAATTATCGCCTCTGCCCTGTTTGGACATCAGGTGACCGCGTCTCAGACGATGGAACCGCTGCGGTCAGCCGTGCTGGATAAGAATTACAAATGGAACAACCGCTTTCGTGCCCGTGACGGGAACGATGTCTGGGGCGGTCGTTCGATTCTCAAGTTTACTGACGACCAGACCAACGCCGAAGTGCTGCAGCACGAACTGTCGATGCTGGACGTGATGACGAACAATCGCGATCCCCTGATCTGGGCGAAAGCCAAAGGGGAAGACTACCAGGTTGACGACAGCAACGTGCCTGCTCCGGTGAAAGTGATTTCGAATGTCGGTGGCGGCAGTAAGAGCTCAAGTGCGGTCAAAGAGGGGAACCTGAACTACATCAGTGGCCAGGAAGCGATTGAGCATATGGCGCTGGCTGACGGGTTTGAAGTCAGTCTGTTCGCGGATGAAAAACAGTTCCCTGAACTGGTCAACCCCGTGCAGATGCAGTTCGATACCAAGGGACGTTTGTGGGCGGCTGTCTGGCCGACCTATCCCAAGTGGGAGCCGCTGAAAGAGATGAACGATGCTCTGTTGATCCTGCACGATGATGACAATGACGGCAAGGCGGATCGCGTGACCGAGTTCGCCCGCATTCAGAACCCGCTGGG
The genomic region above belongs to Gimesia chilikensis and contains:
- a CDS encoding endonuclease/exonuclease/phosphatase family protein; translated protein: MLRCLFWNQHRKDLSDVVGAAAATLRPDILVFCETGAPSHRTINALSGTDAYHFTTGRVGNRFHIFTRFNKHFIGIRSEADRYLILDINLPARDRFLLMVLHAPSKIVGWDTTSLALEITQYVAALRKAQDKYDLPRCVVVGDFNMNPFEPGMVGANAFNAVMDARQAKKGSRVVQNQRYEYFYNPMWNLLGDHSPGPPATLYYDAHTQNEQHWHMLDQVIISPAMIDHFDVKSLRILEEIGDYNLLTAEGRPRSAKFSDHLPLYFELMV
- a CDS encoding PVC-type heme-binding CxxCH protein, encoding MKRFSHRCAVSSLKSAGWAVALCLSLFVTSFASAGPLVYEGTEGPGKGKHIVFLAGDHEYRSEESLPELARILAKRHGFKCTVLFNIDPETGEIVAGNSNIPGMEALKTADLAVVFLRFQNLPKEQMQHLDDYLKRGGPVVGMRTATHAFNMPESAPFSKYSYQSKDKDYEKGFGHQVLGQTWVGHYGTNHKQSTRISIIDDKKQHPILRGVKDIWVQAGGYVGKPIDGEVLTMAQPLNGMQPDSPADETKPPMPSEWTRTYTSASGKKGRVFTTLYGTPEDLLNDGYRRMLVNACYWALGMEDAIKADANVDFVGPFKPNTFGFGTYAHGIKPEAYAGFKSPIPANHNTKRTDTPQKGGKKATPKKKDNKPASKSKEPTASLTTGKPARFVRIELPGDKRILTLAEVEVISGGKNVAKGAKATQSSTMGSAVAAKALDGNKSADWGKGGQTHTSNSGSKNPWWEVDLGRAVDVEKVAIWNREGFEGRLEDFTLTLLDANRKEVFRLTKIPAPFSMEIDVKNKGKLEYLTHSGKAGVPYKSTSKSVGAESGSQVEDPTLVAVPADYRDPIPFAFKNGDVVAILGNGLPDRMQHDGWLETLLQSELQGKKVRFRNMSVSGDQVDSFPRSKGAATTTEMLRHVKADVVLAFFGYNESFQGVKKAGDYQKRLVDFVRKTRGSKANGKSFPRIVLFSPIAHEDTGNKNVPDGKAHNVQLEAYTRATEAAAREAGVAYVDLFHPSQQMFQESSEPLTINGIHLTEEGNKRLAEIIASALFGHQVTASQTMEPLRSAVLDKNYKWNNRFRARDGNDVWGGRSILKFTDDQTNAEVLQHELSMLDVMTNNRDPLIWAKAKGEDYQVDDSNVPAPVKVISNVGGGSKSSSAVKEGNLNYISGQEAIEHMALADGFEVSLFADEKQFPELVNPVQMQFDTKGRLWAAVWPTYPKWEPLKEMNDALLILHDDDNDGKADRVTEFARIQNPLGFEFWNGGVLVASAPEIVFLKDTDGDDVADVRTVMLQGLDSSDTHHAANNLIYGPDGAIYWQSGVFMVHNHEHPWGPSLQASESAMYRFDPRRFTISMHAINSPNPHGISFDYWGYHYATDGTGGRAYQVRPEKGGFKMHELLKKEVRPVTASEVVSSAHFPESMQGDFLICNVIGFLGIKHYDLARNATDGTVWGEPAGDDLTVMRLNADGSKTEDKSKGLMMSGDKNFRPADAIFAPDGSLYFCDWHNVIIGHMQHNVRDPNRDHQHGRIYRMTAKGRPLQKPVAIDGEPIPALLENLKSPIDGIRHRTRVELSERDTDAVIAATEEWIKQFDPNKKEDAHHLLEALWLHQQHNVRNLELLGLLLKSPEPHARIAANTVKHLWFNVEGTMRGGVIAETEEAETKKSGILSDTPELTTIRIGTVRERMRYDVTKLTVKPGKKVKLTFANPDFMPHNIMLVNPGKADEVGLAAIALGASGFSVGFIPDSKEILWHSQLVDHGQEEVIEFVAPTQEGAYPYICSFPGHHLLMRGTMYVTNDLKAYLAKNPEKEKKITKWKLADLTQDLKRVGQHRNFSRGQEIFTKLACAQCHKVNEHSHTLGKNLAIGPNLDEVVKKHKHDPKAVLAEILEPSRKIEDKYRTVLFVLDDGQTINGNIVTEDDKSVTILTGPPQVKQKKVSKDSIEFQRTSPISIMPADLLNTLDKEEILDLLAFVLSGGNAKSDAFHHHH